A genome region from Carya illinoinensis cultivar Pawnee chromosome 2, C.illinoinensisPawnee_v1, whole genome shotgun sequence includes the following:
- the LOC122301839 gene encoding uncharacterized protein LOC122301839, whose translation MIGLSWNCRGLGNPRTVRELDLLVRTKCLHFIFLMETKCGRKRAEVVRNMLHFENSFVVDSRGPSGGLAFLWKDTLDLTLENYSQNHISMVLRLAEECQQILLTSFYGFPESARKGDSWNLMKLIKPAENIPWLCFGDFNEILHNHEKVGGANRPYSQMEAFRISMEWCGLSDLGFVGPKFTWCNNRMGTHFTKERLDRALGNMLWTSMFNENNFNVLVAQTSDHCPLLISLNKRGRRELFLVPTREKIFRFEARWNLHEACNSIIKSCWSHQDSQQVYNINSVLRKLNRCKASLKNWSSTLWKHKRDIQAQLNRLLEMQDSNTGSRTAKVKALQKEIDKALEEENLKWKQRAKQMWLKDGDRNSNYFHKCANQRRKNNSIQKLVRNDGLTTTDIGEISSMFTTYFQELFSSASPIIFDVCLNQVHHRVNSEMNSNLTKQFTAEEVKSALFQMNPMGAPGPDGFPALFYQSHWDVVGEEVTKAVLDILNGNGEISHINETYIVLIPKVKNPLTVMDFRPISLCNIIYKVVSKTLSNRLKLILPSIIAPTQSAFIQGRMIQDNVIVAFETLHSMSIKGKGQQGYMAIKLDLSKAFDRVEWEFLAKVMAKMGFNRRWIFLTMQCVTTVSYSTLINGKPQGNFSPLRGIRQGDPLSPYLFILVAEVLSSLLNHAETTKLIQGFPICRGRLSINHLLFADDSLLFCRANAREWASIQVILNLYEEASGQKLNKSKTSIYFSPNTRPATREYILSLAQTRASFCYERYLGLPNLIGRSKYAAFKGILDRVRGKVSNWKNKFLSQAGKDILLKAVVQALPTYCMGVFKLPKSLLGEINKVMNQFWWGHLQNEKKVHWLSWGQMGRSKTRGGLGYRDLESFNLALLAKQGWRLLQYPDSIAAQVLKLKYFPNVDFFQAKLGSRPSFIWRSIQAARGLVEKGSLWRIGNGLGTKIWKDRWLPQPSSYKIQSPVHLFPENEVVARLINNETKQWDRGLTTTLFGPDTASLIQRIPISFSGANDRLIWLGTKDGSFSVKSAYHLQKESMEQLKGQSSRGIQNKEVWTGCWKLQIPNATKIFIWRACLESLPTMLNLSKRKIVDSPICPICCREQESTTHALWECTSAMDVWSQGHIVFQKSSLRKTNFKELFESLYSQCDQSLMEQFSVLARSIWSRRNKMIFEGSFVHPSLLVNQASQSLTDYRTAQENWKTKAQIHSQASVWSPPPSGVTKINWDAAVDSPNNRIGIGLVARDQVGNVMISKKLSISCLPEPLLAEAIGAFHAVSLAKEMGLTSVICEGDSLQVVNGLNLLSDRGDNVGMFLSDTKSILSSFSLWSMVFVGRSGNHCAHVLAKESLMLAVNSTELVYGTPCNRGPF comes from the coding sequence ATGATAGGCCTTAGCTGGAACtgtagggggcttgggaacccccgtacAGTTCGAGAGCTAGACCTCCTTGTGAGGACAAAGTgccttcattttattttccttatggAGACCAAGTGTGGTAGGAAAAGGGCTGAGGTAGTAAGGAACATGTTGCATTTTGAGAACAGCTTTGTGGTTGACAGTAGAGGGCCTAGTGGCGGGTTAGCCTTTCTGTGGAAGGACACATTAGATCTAACACTAGAAAACTACTCACAAAACCATATCTCTATGGTACTCAGATTAGCAGAGGAATGTCAACAGATCCTTCTCACTAGCTTTTATGGCTTCCCTGAATCAGCTAGAAAGGGGGATAGTTGGAACCTGATGAAACTGATTAAACCTGCAGAGAACATACCGTGGCTGTGCTTTGGagacttcaatgaaatcttGCATAATCATGAAAAGGTTGGAGGAGCTAACAGACCTTACTCTCAGATGGAAGCCTTTAGAATATCCATGGAATGGTGTGGCCTGAGCGACCTAGGCTTTGTAGGACCCAAATTCACTTGGTGCAATAATAGAATGGGAACACATTTCACTAAAGAAAGACTGGATCGAGCATTGGGAAACATGCTATGGACTAGTATGTTTAATGAAAACAATTTCAATGTTCTTGTTGCCCAAACATCTGACCACTGCCCTCTATTGATATCTCTAAACAAAAGAGGAAGAAGGGAGCTGTTTTTAGTTCCTACAAGAgagaaaattttcagatttgaggCAAGATGGAATCTTCATGAAGCATGCAATAGCATTATTAAATCCTGCTGGTCCCATCAGGATTCTCAACAAGTTTATAATATCAACTCAGTCCTGAGGAAGCTCAACAGATGTAAGGCCTCCCTAAAAAACTGGAGCTCAACCTTATGGAAACATAAGAGGGATATCCAAGCTCAATTGAACAGGCTCCTGGAAATGCAAGACTCTAACACTGGTTCAAGAACAGCTAAAGTTAAGGCTCTTCAGAAGGAGATTGATAAAGCCCTTGAAGAAGAAAATCTGAAATGGAAGCAAAGAGCTAAACAGATGTGGCTTAAAGACGGGGATAGGAACTCAAATTACTTCCACAAGTGCGCTAATCAGAGGAGGAAAAACAATAGCATTCAGAAGCTTGTAAGAAATGATGGCCTTACCACAACTGACATAGGTGAGATTTCTTCTATGTTTACCACTTATTTCCAGGAGCTCTTTTCTTCAGCATCTCCAATCATCTTTGATGTCTGTTTGAACCAAGTACATCACCGAGTTAATAGTGAGATGAACTCCAACCTGACCAAACAGTTCACAGCTGAGGAGGTAAAGTCTGCCCTCTTCCAAATGAACCCCATGGGTGCCCCTGGTCCAGATGGTTTTCCTGCATTATTTTACCAATCTCACTGGGATGTTGTAGGAGAAGAGGTCACTAAAGCAGTGTTGGATATCCTAAATGGGAATGGGGAAATTTCACACATAAATGAAACCTATATTGTTTTAATCCCGAAAGTTAAAAACCCTCTAACAGTTATGGACTTCAGACCAATATCTCTTTGCAATATCATTTACAAAGTGGTCTCTAAAACTCTTTCTAATAGACTGAAGTTGATCCTTCCTTCGATCATTGCTCCCactcaaagtgcttttattcAGGGGAGGATGATTCAGGATAATGTTATTGTGGCTTTTGAAACTTTGCACTCCATGTCCATCAAAGGCAAAGGGCAACAAGGTTACATGGCCATAAAACTAGACCTGAGCAAGGCTTTCGATAGGGTGGAATGGGAGTTTTTGGCAAAGGTCATGGCTAAAATGGGTTTCAACAGAAGATGGATATTTCTGACAATGCAGTGTGTAACTACAGTCTCCTACTCCACACTTATTAATGGGAAACCTCAAGGCAATTTCTCTCCATTAAGAGGGATTCGACAAGGGGACCCCCTTTCTCCCTACCTTTTCATTCTGGTAGCTGAGGTCCTTAGCAGCCTTCTGAACCATGCTGAAACCACCAAGCTCATCCAGGGCTTTCCTATTTGCAGGGGGAGGCTTAGCATTAACCATCTTttgtttgctgatgatagcCTTCTATTCTGTCGAGCTAATGCAAGAGAATGGGCTTCAATCCAGGTTATTCTAAATCTCTATGAGGAGGCCTCAGGTCAGAAGCTCAACAAGTCTAAAACCTCGATCTATTTCAGTCCTAATACAAGACCAGCAACTAGGGAGTACATCTTGAGTCTTGCTCAAACAAGAGCCTCCTTTTGTTATGAAAGGTATCTGGGTCTCCCAAATCTCATAGGCAGATCTAAATATGCTGCTTTCAAGGGCATACTAGATAGAGTCAGGGGAAAAGTCAGTAACTGGAAAAACAAATTTCTATCCCAGGCAGGGAAGGATATTCTCCTCAAGGCAGTGGTTCAAGCCCTCCCTACCTACTGCATGGGAGTTTTTAAACTCCCTAAATCCCTTCTAGGTGAGATCAACAAAGTTATGAACCAGTTCTGGTGGGGTCAtctccaaaatgaaaaaaaggtgCATTGGTTGTCTTGGGGACAGATGGGTAGATCGAAAACTAGAGGAGGTCTGGGTTATAGAGACCTTGAGAGCTTTAATTTGGCTCTACTGGCCAAGCAGGGGTGGAGACTTCTTCAATATCCTGACTCTATAGCTGCTCAAGTCCTCAAGCTGAAATACTTCCCAAATGTGGATTTCTTTCAAGCCAAGTTGGGCTCTAGACCATCTTTCATATGGAGAAGCATTCAGGCTGCAAGAGGTTTGGTTGAAAAAGGGTCACTATGGCGCATAGGTAATGGTCTAGGAACCAAAATCTGGAAAGATAGATGGTTGCCCCAACCTTCTAGTTACAAAATCCAAAGCCCTGTCCATCTGTTTCCTGAGAATGAAGTGGTGGCAAGACTCATTAATAATGAGACAAAACAATGGGATAGAGGTCTAACCACAACTCTTTTTGGGCCTGATACAGCTTCTTTAATTCAAAGAATTCCTATCAGCTTTTCTGGTGCCAACGACAGACTCATTTGGTTGGGCACCAAAGATGGATCTTTCTCAGTCAAGTCTGCCTATCATTTGCAGAAAGAGTCCATGGAACAACTTAAGGGTCAATCCTCTAGAGGAATACAGAACAAGGAAGTTTGGACAGGATGCTGGAAGCTGCAGATCCCTAATGCAACTAAGATTTTCATCTGGAGGGCCTGCCTGGAATCTCTTCCAACCATGCTCAACCTATCTAAGAGGAAGATAGTAGACTCCCCTATATGCCCCATCTGTTGTAGGGAACAGGAATCCACAACTCATGCACTGTGGGAATGTACTTCTGCTATGGATGTATGGAGTCAAGGCCATATAGTGTTTCAAAAAAGTTCTTTAAGGAAAACCAATTTCAAAGAGCTTTTCGAGAGCCTATATAGTCAGTGTGATCAAAGCTTAATGGAACAGTTTTCTGTGTTAGCCAGGAGCATTTGGTctagaagaaacaagatgatCTTCGAGGGGTCCTTTGTGCATCCAAGTCTGTTAGTAAATCAGGCTTCACAATCATTGACTGATTATAGGACTGCCCAAGAGAACTGGAAGACAAAGGCTCAGATCCACTCTCAAGCATCCGTGTGGTCTCCCCCTCCATCAGGTGTCACAAAAATTAACTGGGATGCTGCTGTGGATAGTCCTAACAATAGAATTGGTATTGGTTTGGTGGCTCGAGACCAAGTGGGTAATGTTATGATCAGCAAAAAGCTCTCCATTTCTTGCCTTCCTGAACCTCTGCTGGCTGAAGCTATAGGTGCTTTTCATGCGGTTTCCCTGGCCAAGGAGATGGGTCTCACTTCTGTTATCTGTGAAGGGGATTCCTTACAGGTTGTTAATGGTCTCAATCTCCTTTCAGACAGGGGCGATAATGTGGGCATGTTTTTATCTGACACTAAGAGTATTCTCTCTAGTTTTAGTCTTTGGTCTATGGTTTTTGTTGGGAGGAGTGGTAATCACTGTGCTCATGTACTAGCCAAAGAATCTCTAATGTTAGCTGTGAACTCGACTGAACTGGTCTATGGTACACCATGTAATCGTGGCCCCTTTTAA